The Paraburkholderia fungorum genome window below encodes:
- a CDS encoding FAD-dependent monooxygenase — protein MEDVDVLVIGAGPVGLLLGAELQRAGVVVSVIDKMPSRGFFCKALGITPRTLEIFDDLGIVDRAIEAGVWLTGVETWVDGTMVPGRSMRLPEHGLPYGSLSLPQYETERLLESAFAEHGGQVNYGLMLDRFEVDTDCVKVYLADAQGEEHVVRCKWLVGCDGAHSKVRSALGLSFEGEQYPQTFALADVDVDWTLPRGPMYRFERTGSEHAKTSAVAVPIRGSTRRYRLSMIVPEDRASSLAAIGAPDFDTMCGLLLPSLPDGVQLSSMRWSSVYRVSHRIASAYGRGRVLIAGDAAHIHPPVGGQGMNTGLQDVHNLSWKLAHVAKGLAGADLLDSYSAERHPVGVDVVKSTSAALNAVLAQQAGNPAMRETQLLITYRGSPIVTDDWSDADPVSPASGDRLPDAGGLSQRFVGHARRLHEFVGRGRYTLVGYVDAMDQQFDAFRELCRAFATWSGDVGAAVLVTAQGCDMPHSELMTTLTDAAGEFATAYHPANGAVWIVRPDGHIGWRSGRCSIDDMGNWLRRLGYKSIG, from the coding sequence ATGGAAGACGTGGATGTGCTGGTCATCGGTGCAGGACCGGTCGGGCTGCTGCTCGGCGCCGAATTGCAGCGCGCGGGTGTCGTCGTAAGCGTGATCGACAAGATGCCCTCCAGAGGGTTTTTCTGCAAAGCACTGGGCATTACGCCACGAACGCTCGAGATTTTCGACGATCTCGGTATCGTGGATCGCGCGATCGAGGCAGGAGTATGGCTGACCGGCGTCGAGACGTGGGTCGATGGCACGATGGTGCCGGGGCGCAGCATGCGTTTGCCGGAGCACGGCCTGCCTTACGGATCGCTCTCGCTCCCGCAGTACGAGACGGAGCGCTTACTCGAGTCCGCATTCGCCGAACACGGCGGTCAGGTGAACTACGGTTTGATGCTGGACCGGTTCGAGGTCGATACGGATTGCGTCAAGGTGTATCTGGCCGACGCACAAGGCGAAGAACACGTGGTGCGCTGCAAGTGGCTGGTGGGCTGCGATGGGGCTCACAGCAAGGTGCGCTCCGCACTCGGTTTGTCGTTCGAAGGCGAGCAGTACCCGCAGACCTTCGCGCTCGCCGACGTGGACGTGGATTGGACACTACCGCGCGGGCCCATGTACCGGTTCGAAAGGACCGGTTCCGAGCACGCGAAGACGAGTGCGGTCGCAGTGCCCATTCGCGGCTCGACGCGACGCTACCGGCTCTCGATGATCGTGCCCGAAGACCGGGCGTCATCGCTCGCGGCCATTGGCGCACCCGACTTCGACACGATGTGCGGTCTGCTGTTGCCGTCACTGCCAGACGGCGTGCAACTGTCTTCAATGCGATGGTCGTCGGTCTATCGGGTGAGCCACCGCATCGCATCGGCTTATGGGCGCGGCCGGGTATTGATTGCAGGCGACGCCGCACACATTCATCCTCCCGTAGGCGGTCAGGGCATGAACACGGGCCTCCAGGATGTGCACAATCTTTCATGGAAGCTCGCCCATGTGGCGAAGGGTCTCGCCGGCGCTGACTTGCTCGATAGCTATTCGGCGGAACGACATCCGGTCGGCGTCGATGTCGTCAAATCAACGAGCGCGGCACTCAATGCCGTGCTCGCGCAGCAGGCCGGCAATCCGGCAATGCGCGAAACGCAACTGCTCATCACATATCGCGGAAGCCCGATCGTCACCGATGATTGGTCCGACGCAGACCCTGTGTCACCCGCATCGGGCGACCGGCTTCCGGATGCCGGTGGCTTGTCGCAACGTTTCGTCGGACATGCAAGGCGGCTGCACGAGTTTGTCGGCCGTGGCCGGTATACGCTTGTTGGCTACGTCGACGCGATGGACCAGCAATTTGACGCCTTCCGTGAACTCTGTCGAGCGTTCGCTACGTGGTCAGGCGACGTTGGGGCGGCGGTTCTCGTCACGGCACAGGGCTGCGACATGCCGCACTCAGAACTGATGACGACACTGACGGATGCAGCGGGTGAATTCGCGACCGCATACCATCCGGCCAATGGCGCTGTATGGATCGTGAGGCCAGATGGTCATATCGGATGGCGCAGCGGCCGTTGCTCGATTGATGACATGGGAAACTGGCTAAGACGCCTGGGCTATAAATCGATCGGATAG
- a CDS encoding LysE family translocator — translation MPDFANLLMFGLVALGMVLTPGPNMIYLISRSICQGRRAGLISLSGVALGFVFYMLCAAFGITAFVFAIPYAYDTLRFGGALYLLFLAWQAVKPGGRSAFTVRNLPVDTPSKLFSMGFITNLANPKIAVMYLSLLPQFITPGHGSVLTQSLALGTVQISISLAVNALIAVTAGSISTFLSGRPVWLLVQRWLMGTVLTGLAVRMAYESRK, via the coding sequence ATGCCTGATTTCGCAAATCTGCTCATGTTCGGCCTCGTAGCGTTGGGAATGGTTTTAACGCCGGGACCGAACATGATCTATCTGATTTCCCGCTCAATTTGCCAAGGTAGACGCGCAGGCCTTATTTCGTTAAGCGGCGTTGCTCTGGGTTTTGTGTTTTACATGCTCTGCGCAGCATTCGGGATTACGGCTTTCGTATTTGCGATACCTTACGCTTATGACACGCTTCGTTTCGGCGGGGCTTTGTACCTTCTATTTCTTGCGTGGCAAGCGGTTAAGCCCGGTGGGCGGTCCGCGTTCACAGTGCGCAATCTGCCGGTAGATACCCCGAGCAAGCTGTTCAGTATGGGATTCATCACTAACCTGGCGAATCCGAAAATCGCCGTTATGTATCTATCCCTGCTTCCTCAGTTCATTACGCCGGGGCATGGCAGTGTGCTCACCCAATCACTGGCGCTCGGCACCGTTCAGATTTCAATCAGCCTTGCCGTGAACGCTCTTATCGCCGTGACGGCCGGATCGATATCTACCTTCCTGTCCGGACGCCCGGTGTGGCTATTGGTACAGCGTTGGCTGATGGGAACCGTTCTGACAGGTCTGGCCGTACGCATGGCATATGAATCCAGAAAATAG